The Daucus carota subsp. sativus chromosome 2, DH1 v3.0, whole genome shotgun sequence genome includes a window with the following:
- the LOC135150626 gene encoding uncharacterized protein LOC135150626: protein MLCKEAIILNREWGHGLEGNRCERFMKDKSLRESAHFSNEGRMEVVEKPALGGMEKAFCNNFLRRIVDFFAGRLIIDYFGNAPRTVKQGRERKRICRRSGDTVWGAWGILPVELLVSILVKLSIVDYLSFSGVCKSWRSASNDFRKYCMERQQPLIVVQPKYSKKSCVLYNMFDMKSYKTMLPDLPCKKLFGLSCGYLITIDRNLGFWLVNLMTKHELRFPFLRDMGDRNWFEFSARLFRSTRLSETFMVLFSRTKNYIWLSKSGSSSWQRYALFDTKAKVADVKIFYGKIFVLTSDVRFGEFNPKAFSVPKFSKIRIPFQVSSNMYLKLVASDNKLYMTVLNSHLYPALERYLSLFEIDHETMDRAKQIHDLGAKSLFLSSYSSAVVNTTGWGAGNCVCLLHFKDLNKCSFFNLNGNRLGTTPVVWDGHLLPYFWYFPSEIWSISCVSDEFGA from the exons ATGTTATGCAAGGAGGCGATAATCTTGAACAGAGAATGGGGGCATGGTCTAGAAGGAAACAGGTGTGAGCGTTTCAT GAAGGACAAGAGCTTGAGAGAATCAGCCCATTTTTCCAACGAAGGCAGAATGGAAGTGGTTGAAAAGCCTGCCTTGGGTGGAATGGAAAAGGCATTTTGTAATAATTTTCTGAGGCGGATTGTTGATTTCTTTGCGGGGAGGTTGATAATTGACTATTTCGG GAATGCTCCACGAACAGTAAAACAAGGACGGGAACGGAAAAGGATTTGCAGGAGATCGGGTGACACAGTTTGGGGGGCATGGGGCATTCTTCCTGTTGAACTTCTGGTTTCAATATTGGTAAAGTTAAGTATCGTGGACTACCTGTCATTTAGCGGTGTTTGTAAATCTTGGAGGTCTGCATCTAATGATTTCCGCAAATATTGTATGGAGCGCCAGCAACCCCTAATTGTTGTTCAGCCAAAGTATTCAAAAAAGTCTTGTGTATTGTACAATATGTTCGATATGAAAAGTTACAAAACAATGCTGCCAGATTTGCCTTGCAAGAAATTATTTGGTTTGTCATGTGGGTACCTGATTACAATTGACAGAAACCTAGGCTTTTGGCTCGTAAATTTAATGACAAAACATGAGCTGCGTTTTCCCTTCCTTCGTGATATGGGTGACAGAAATTGGTTTGAATTTTCTGCTCGCCTCTTTCGGTCCACTCGGCTTTCAGAAACTTTCATGGTTCTTTTCTCTcggacaaaaaattatatttggttATCCAAAAGTGGCAGCAGCAGTTGGCAGAGATATGCTTTATTCGACACAAAAGCCAAGGTTGCAGATGTGAAGATTTTTTATGGCAAAATCTTTGTTTTGACTTCAGATGTACGTTTTGGAGAATTTAATCCGAAGGCATTTTCTGTTCCGAAGTTCTCCAAAATCAGAATCCCTTTCCAGGTTTCATCTAATATGTATTTGAAGTTGGTAGCGTCAGACAATAAGCTATACATGACTGTATTGAATAGTCATCTCTATCCTGCATTGGAACGATATCTTTCATTATTCGAAATTGACCATGAGACAATGGATAGAGCAAAACAGATTCATGACTTGGGTGCAAAATCTTTATTTCTTAGTTCGTACAGTTCCGCTGTCGTCAATACAACTGGTTGGGGAGCAGGTAACTGTGTCTGTCTTCTTCACTTTAAAGATTTGAATAAATGTTCTTTCTTTAACCTGAATGGAAATCGGCTAGGAACAACTCCTGTTGTTTGGGATGGTCATTTATTGCcatatttttggtattttccTAGTGAAATTTGGTCAATTAGTTGTGTCAGTGATGAGTTTGGCGCATGA